In Aegilops tauschii subsp. strangulata cultivar AL8/78 chromosome 3, Aet v6.0, whole genome shotgun sequence, one genomic interval encodes:
- the LOC141042969 gene encoding uncharacterized protein has protein sequence MGDMVLLWKNVWINERPLMDSDEHLFSFANNEDIPLAQYYNNNDHVDNFMLPLSMEARTELENLQEIMEGINLEAMGTDEWILCWGDSDFKPKKFYNFMFRNILAPQCITSVWKTKCIMGHKVFAWLMLHDRVNTRDLLLRCHLNIGENHNCPMCNMEVLETNAHIFYECPFAAKCWEVVGIDWDNHPDIQLKYERARARWQGPLFKEITILTSWNIWKQRNREIFDGEEATHAEWLRKLKEDFVILGYRINPQNLTFLEGFSNSLSL, from the coding sequence ATGGGGGACATGGTTTTGCTTTGGAAAAATGTTTGGATCAACGAAAGACCTCTGATGGACTCCGATGAGCATCTTTTTTCGTTTGCTAACAACGAAGACATCCCATTGGCGCAGTACTACAACAACAATGATCACGTGGACAACTTCATGCTTCCTTTGTCAATGGAAGCCAGAACAGAACTGGAGAATTTACAAGAGATCATGGAAGGAATCAACTTGGAAGCTATGGGGACCGATGAATGGATCCTTTGCTGGGGTGATAGTGATTTTAAACCGAAGAAGTTCTACAATTTCATGTTCAGAAATATATTGGCTCCCCAATGCATCACATCGGTTTGGAAAACAAAATGTATCATGGGACATAAAGTGTTTGCATGGTTGATGTTGCATGACAGGGTCAACACAAGGGATTTGTTGCTGAGATGCCACCTTAATATTGGAGAAAATCACAATTGCCCAATGTGCAATATGGAGGTTCTAGAAACAAATGCCCATATATTTTATGAGTGTCCTTTTGCTGCAAAGTGTTGGGAGGTTGTGGGCATAGATTGGGATAATCATCCAGACATACAACTCAAGTATGAGAGAGCTAGGGCAAGATGGCAGGGACCTTTGTTCAAAGAGATAACCATATTGACCTCCTGGAATATTTGGAAGCAACGCAACAGAGAAATTTTTGATGGAGAGGAGGCCACGCATGCTGAGTGGCTGAGGAAACTCAAGGAAGATTTTGTGATCTTGGGTTACAGGATCAACCCTCAAAATTTAACCTTTCTAGAAGGCTTTAGCAACTCTTTATCTTTGTAA